The DNA sequence GGGAACCTCCGCGGGTGCTTTCCAGTCGACAGGGTTGAATACGCCCTTGCCGTGGGTGAAAACGCCGTCACGGTGCAGGAAAGCCGTGCCCGGGTGGTCCGTATTGGGGCAGGGCCACTGAAGGCCGTCATTTTCGATGCGGCTGTATTTAATGCCGCCCTGCGCCGGGGCAAGCACGGAAACCTCATTGTCCCATATCTCGGGGCCGCTGTTCGATGTCCATTCGTGGCCCATTCTTTTCGCGATCTCTTTGAAGATCCACCAGTTCGGCTTTGCGTCGCCGGGGGCGTTCTTGACCTTGCGGACGCGGTTCACCCTTCTCTCGCTGCTTGTGAAGGTCCCGTCATCCTCGCACCATGAGGCTGCCGGAAGAATGACGTGGGCAAAGCGGGTGGTCTCCGTCGGGAAGATGTCCTGGCAGACCAGGAATTCGGCGGAGGACAGTTCATGCTCGACCTTTTTGATATCGGGCTCGGTATTCGCGAGGTTTTCGCCGAAGACGTAGAAAGCCCTGACCTTCTTATCGACAAGCCCTTCCATCATCTGGGGCATCATCATGCCGTTATTCTCCGGCAGCTTCTCGACATTCCAGGCCTTCGCGAACTTTTCCCGCATGGCCGCGTCGATGACCTTCTGATAGCCGGGGAAGACATTTGGCAATGCCCCCATGTCGCATGCGCCCTGGACGTTGTTCTGGCCGCGCAGCGGGTTGACACCCGCGGACGGCATTCCCATGTTCCCGAGGAGCAGCTGGAGATTGGCGGTGCTCATTACGTTATCTTTGCCTGTCGTATGCTCCGTGATCCCGAGGGTGTAGCAAAGCATGGCAGGTTTGATGGCGGCAAGCATATGGGCGACGTTGCGGATCGTTTCCGCATCGACGCCGGAGATCTCGGCGGCCCGTTCGGGCGGGTATTCCGCCACCTTGGCCTTAAAGGCATCAAAGTTTTCGCACCTGTTCTCGACAAAGTCCTTGTCGTAGAGACCTTCAGCGATGATGACGTTCATGAGTCCGTTGAGGAACGCGATATCACTGCCGACCTTGATCTGGCAGTGAATGTCGGCCAGTTTTGCCAGGGGCTGCTTCCGGGGGTCGACTACGATGAGCTTTGCTCCCTTGCGGAGGGCATTTTTCAAAAACGTAGAAGCGACCGGGTGTGCCTCTGTCATATTTGTGCCGATGCAAAGGAACATCTTTGCGTCAGCGAATTCACCAAAGGAATTTGTCATTGCTCCGGAACCAAATGATTGCGCCAGACCGGCGACGGTTGGCGCGTGTCAGGTTCGAGCGCAGTGATCGATATTATTCGTGCCGATCACCGCGCGAAACAATTTTTGCATCTGGTAGGAATCTTCATTTATGCTGCGGGCGCAACTGACGCCTGCTATGGCATCGGGGCCGCTCTCCGCTATTATCTGCTTGAATTTCGTTGCTACGAGATCAAGGGCTTCATCCCAGGAGGCTTCGCGAAAAGACCCGTTCTCCCGTATCAGGGGGGTGGTCA is a window from the Syntrophorhabdaceae bacterium genome containing:
- the fdhF gene encoding formate dehydrogenase subunit alpha; this encodes MKITINGKTCEAVEGQTILEVARVNGFYIPTLCYLADLTPTGACRICVVEVEGMRNLVAACSAPATEGMVVKTDTERVLAARRFIVELLVSCHPLDCMTCEKTGDCTLQNLAYELGVTASRMEGERYNYPVDTSNPFIVRDYNKCILCLKCVRVCSEVQEIEAIKATNRGFDTKIAAAYDSLLQDSNCVFCGQCVQACPVGALTEKKAQGLGRAWETRKVRTTCPYCGVGCQLELQVKGEKIVRIKAVEDAAPNKGRLCVKGRFGYDFIYSQDRLTTPLIRENGSFREASWDEALDLVATKFKQIIAESGPDAIAGVSCARSINEDSYQMQKLFRAVIGTNNIDHCARTUHAPTVAGLAQSFGSGAMTNSFGEFADAKMFLCIGTNMTEAHPVASTFLKNALRKGAKLIVVDPRKQPLAKLADIHCQIKVGSDIAFLNGLMNVIIAEGLYDKDFVENRCENFDAFKAKVAEYPPERAAEISGVDAETIRNVAHMLAAIKPAMLCYTLGITEHTTGKDNVMSTANLQLLLGNMGMPSAGVNPLRGQNNVQGACDMGALPNVFPGYQKVIDAAMREKFAKAWNVEKLPENNGMMMPQMMEGLVDKKVRAFYVFGENLANTEPDIKKVEHELSSAEFLVCQDIFPTETTRFAHVILPAASWCEDDGTFTSSERRVNRVRKVKNAPGDAKPNWWIFKEIAKRMGHEWTSNSGPEIWDNEVSVLAPAQGGIKYSRIENDGLQWPCPNTDHPGTAFLHRDGVFTHGKGVFNPVDWKAPAEVPDKEYPFVLSTGRRLFQYHTRTQTGRSGMDFLMPEETADISIADAEKLGIQPDERIKVRSRRGEVEVRAKVTKQVPPGMVWMSFHFREGSANWLTNAVYDPVTLTAEYKACAVALEKL